From Paenarthrobacter sp. A20:
GAAGCCGAAGCCACGGACAACTCCTGGAACCTCATCAAGGAACAGGGCGCCACGGCTCCCACCGAAGAGGTTGTCTCCGAGGGCCTCGAGGCTGCAAAGCCCTTCATCAAGGCACTCTGTGAAGCACAGGCGGACCTGGCTGCACGCGCTGCCAAGCCCACCGTCGAGTTCCCCGTGTTCCTGGACTACCAGGACGATGTTTACGCCGCTGTTGAAGCCGCTGCTGCCGACAAGCTGGCTGCTGTCTTCCAGATCGCTGACAAGCAGGACCGCGACAACGCCTCTGACGAGCTCAAGGACGAAGTCCTGGGCGCGCTTGCCGGTACCTTCGAAGGCCGCGAGAAGGAACTGTCCGCAGCTTTCCGCTCGGTCACCAAGCAGGTTGTGCGCCAGCGCATCCTCAAGGACCAGATCCGCATCGACGGCCGTGGCCTGACGGACATCCGCCAGCTCACCGCCGAGGTAGAGGTTCTGCCCCGCGTCCACGGTTCGGCCATCTTCGAGCGCGGCGAGACCCAGATCATGGGTGTCACCACGCTGAACATGCTCAAGATGGAGCAGCAGATCGACTCGTTGTCGCCGGTAACGCGCAAGCGCTACATGCACAACTACAACTTCCCGCCGTACTCCACCGGTGAGACCGGCCGCGTCGGTTCCCCGAAGCGCCGCGAAATCGGCCACGGTGCCCTTGCAGAGCGCGCCCTGGTTCCGGTTCTGCCGACGCGTGAAGAGTTCCCGTACGCCATCCGCCAGGTATCCGAGGCCCTCAGCTCCAACGGCTCGACGTCCATGGGCTCGGTCTGTGCTTCGACGCTGTCCATGCTCAACGCCGGTGTGCCGTTGAAGGCAGCAGTTGCCGGTATCGCCATGGGCCTGGTTTCCGACCAGGTTGACGGTCAGACCCGCTACGCAGCGCTGACCGACATCCTCGGCGCCGAAGACGCTTTCGGCGACATGGACTTCAAGGTTGCCGGTACGTCCGAGTTCGTCACGGCCATCCAGCTGGACACCAAGCTCGACGGCATCCCCGCTTCCGTGCTGGCAGCAGCACTGAAGCAGGCCCGCGAAGCCCGCCTCCACATCCTCGAGGTCATCAACGCAGCGATCGACACCCCGGACGAGCTCTCCGAGTTCGCTCCGCGCGTCATCGCCGTCAAGATCCCCGTGGACAAGATCGGCGAGGTCATTGGCCCCAAGGGCAAGATGATCAACCAGATCCAGGAAGACACGGGCGCGGACATCTCCATCGAAGATGACGGCACGGTCTACATTGGCGCTACCAACGGTCCGTCTGCCGATGCAGCACGTTCCGCCATCAACGCCATCGCCAACCCTCAGGTACCGGAAATCGGTGAGCGCTACCTGGGTACGGTCGTCAAGACCACCACCTTCGGCGCCTTCGTCTCCTTGACCCCGGGTAAGGACGGCCTGCTGCACATCTCCGAGCTCCGCAAGCTGGCCAACGGCAAGCGCGTGGACAACGTTGATGATGTTGTCTCCGTGGGCCAGAAGGTCCAGGTAGAGATCACCAAGATCGACGACCGCGGAAAGCTCTCCCTGTCCCCGGTTGTTGCCGAGGAAGAGGGCGCAGCTTCAGAGGACGCACCGGCCGAGGCCGCTGAAGAGTCCGCAGAGTAGTCTGTAAGCAGTACACCCGGCGGGGCCGGTGGGCTTGAAAAAGCTCCACCGGCCCTTCCGGCCTTAACCCGAAAACCTGAAAGGCCTTGATGACTGTCGTACCCTTGCCGTTGGAGCAGACCCTTCCGGGCGGCGAATTGATCCATGGTGCCGAGGGCGGTTCCGTCGTCCGGCGCTCAGTCCTGCCCGGCGGCGTGCGCGTCCTGACCGAGGCAATGCCCGGTCAGCGTTCGGCCACCATCGGTTTTTGGGTGGCAGTGGGTTCGCGCGACGAGGCGGACGGCCAGCACGGTTCCACGCACTTCCTTGAGCACTTGTTGTTCAAAGGCACCAAGAGGCGCACCGCCTTGGAGATCGCATCGGCTTTCGACGAGGTTGGCGGAGAATCGAATGCTGCCACTGCGAAGGAAAGCACCTGCTACTTCGCCAGGGTCCTGGACACGGACTTGCCCATGGCCATCGACGTTATTGCCGACATGATCACGGGCGCGGTCCTCGATCCTGCTGAACTGGAGCAGGAACGCGACGTCATCCTTGAGGAAATCGCGATGGACAGCGATGATCCCACCGACGTTGCGCACGAGAAATTTGTGGAAGCTGTGCTCGGCAGGCATCCGCTGGCCCGCCCCATCGGTGGAACGCCTGACGCCATCAAAGCTGTGGCACGGGACTCGGTCTGGGCGCACTACCAGCGCTACTACCGCCCTGAGGAACTGGTCATCACCGCCGCCGGCGGCCTGGATCACGACGTCGTCTG
This genomic window contains:
- a CDS encoding polyribonucleotide nucleotidyltransferase; the protein is MEGPEIQFSEAIIDNGRFGKRVIRFETGRLAKQAAGASMVYIDEDTALLSATTAGKQPREGFDFFPLTVDVEERMYAAGRIPGSFFRREGRPSTEAILACRLMDRPLRPAFVKGLRNEVQIVVTVLAINPDELYDVVAINASSMSTQLSGLPFSGPIGGVRVALIADEHGSQWVAFPKHSQLENAVFNMVVAGRITGDDVAIMMVEAEATDNSWNLIKEQGATAPTEEVVSEGLEAAKPFIKALCEAQADLAARAAKPTVEFPVFLDYQDDVYAAVEAAAADKLAAVFQIADKQDRDNASDELKDEVLGALAGTFEGREKELSAAFRSVTKQVVRQRILKDQIRIDGRGLTDIRQLTAEVEVLPRVHGSAIFERGETQIMGVTTLNMLKMEQQIDSLSPVTRKRYMHNYNFPPYSTGETGRVGSPKRREIGHGALAERALVPVLPTREEFPYAIRQVSEALSSNGSTSMGSVCASTLSMLNAGVPLKAAVAGIAMGLVSDQVDGQTRYAALTDILGAEDAFGDMDFKVAGTSEFVTAIQLDTKLDGIPASVLAAALKQAREARLHILEVINAAIDTPDELSEFAPRVIAVKIPVDKIGEVIGPKGKMINQIQEDTGADISIEDDGTVYIGATNGPSADAARSAINAIANPQVPEIGERYLGTVVKTTTFGAFVSLTPGKDGLLHISELRKLANGKRVDNVDDVVSVGQKVQVEITKIDDRGKLSLSPVVAEEEGAASEDAPAEAAEESAE